The following are from one region of the Epinephelus fuscoguttatus linkage group LG11, E.fuscoguttatus.final_Chr_v1 genome:
- the LOC125896744 gene encoding uncharacterized protein LOC125896744: protein MAAIDLERGLEHGGRGWGQERPELMDNFDSEMQEWEDQLQDIQRKIEELYNEVQARRGANDITTDNQKNGGELECHHGNGLFAPGHHGKNHARAITVPHHYSNGCNYSSNGYSYPVSHQNGYGYCHANSEIGDLLQDYLGQGKQMSRKNNGARHVRFSDTIKVSPGTEIRRSSGNERPSHEQFLGSFEETENRKNQVSHMKSSPRRESSPNKENTGAKPPLGQRDAPAVPPRSQLPITTAESPALDRKSIGPGVLGDRKCGSPSVLRKFGAMLQENEGKTLTESGVVTHQGLAPEPKCPTPGCQRRALGATAVGGRAPMRVPTQKCQADSDVLTAEVEPSQEWGLASDSGRQNHGKDHRGGYSGSKGSQRSPQLAQRRSQVAGSPKIRPRANSGADRDGAQGERARKLAPQHGESKMDYRVSSASSGAQKIQRGGLAGQESPSCGRVRDEGLIELLDMLEIQHEYSSSPRAGNTAYRQEPQQVNPAQLSPANLKKSFSRPARPANQRPPSRWAGRTPTAIITTPSGPMYRPPSPLNRPPSPMTRTPSPALKHRPLMTYSLQTETVIM, encoded by the exons ATGGCAGCCATTGATCTGGAGCGTGGGCTGGAACACGGAGGCAGAGGCTGGGGACAGGAGAGGCCGGAGCTGATGGACAACTTCGATTCGGAGATGCAGGAGTGGGAGGACCAGCTGCAGGACATCCAGAGGAAAATCGAAGAG ttgTACAATGAAGTCCAGGCCCGCAGAGGAGCGAACGATATCACTACTGACAACCAGAAAAACGGCGGCGAGTTGGAGTGCCACCACGGCAATGGTCTTTTTGCACCCGGCCATCACGGCAAGAATCACGCTAGAGCTATAACTGTGCCACATCACTATAGCAACGGCTGCAACTACAGCTCCAATGGGTACAGCTACCCTGTTAGTCATCAGAATGGCTACGGTTACTGCCACGCCAACTCAGAGATCGGAGACTTGTTGCAGGATTACTTGGGGCAGGGGAAGCAGATGAGCCGGAAGAACAATGGAGCTCGCCACGTG CGCTTCAGTGACACAATCAAGGTGAGCCCAGGAACAGAGATCAGAAGAAGTTCTGGAAATGAAAG GCCTAGTCACGAGCAGTTTTTGGGTAGTTTTGaggagactgaaaacaggaagaACCAAGTGTCTCACATGAAGAGCTCCCCCCGCAGAGAGAGTTCCCCCAACAAAGAAAACACGGGTGCCAAGCCCCCTCTTGGACAAAGGGATGCTCCTGCAGTACCGCCACGCTCACAGCTCCCAATCACAACAGCTGAATCTCCTGCCCTAGACAGGAAGTCCATCGGCCCTGGCGTCCTAGGAGACAGGAAGTGCGGCAGCCCCTCTGTCCTCAGGAAGTTTGGAGCCATGCTGCAGGAAAACGAGGGCAAAACGCTCACCGAATCCGGGGTGGTGACCCATCAGGGGCTGGCTCCAGAGCCAAAGTGCCCCACCCCTGGCTGTCAGCGCAGAGCTCTGGGAGCCACTGCAGTCGGCGGCAGGGCGCCCATGCGCGTGCCTACCCAGAAATGCCAAGCAGATTCTGACGTGCTGACAGCAGAGGTAGAACCCAGCCAAGAATGGGGGTTAGCATCAGACTCTGGGAGACAGAACCACGGCAAGGATCACAGAGGAGGCTACAGCGGTTCTAAAGGGTCCCAGCGGAGTCCACAGCTGGCCCAGAGGAGATCACAGGTGGCGGGCAGCCCGAAGATTAGACCCAGGGCGAACAGCGGGGCAGACAGAGATGGAGCTCAAGGGGAGAGAGCAAGGAAGCTTGCACCCCAACATGGGGAGTCTAAAATGGACTACAGGGTCTCAAGTGCTTCATCTGGAGCTCAGAAGATCCAAAGGGGAGGGTTAGCCGGACAGGAGTCGCCAAGCTGTGGCAGAGTGAGGGATGAAGGACTTATTGAGCTGCTGGACATGCTGGAGATCCAACATGAGTACAGCTCCAGTCCcagagcaggaaacacagcttaCAGACAGGAACCACAGCAG GTAAACCCAGCCCAGTTGTCCCCAGCCAATCTTAAGAAGAGCTTCTCTCGTCCTGCGCGGCCAGCCAACCAGCGACCTCCCTCCAGGTGGGCTGGCCGCACCCCTACTGCCATCATCACCACCCCATCAGGCCCAATGTACCGTCCCCCAAGCCCTCTGAATCGCCCCCCAAGCCCCATGACCAGAACCCCAAGTCCCGCCCTGAAGCACCGGCCTCTCATGACCTACTCTCTTCAGACTGAGACGGTCATTATGTGA